The following proteins come from a genomic window of Megalobrama amblycephala isolate DHTTF-2021 linkage group LG1, ASM1881202v1, whole genome shotgun sequence:
- the abcc6b.2 gene encoding multidrug resistance-associated protein 1 produces MDNLCSLSGLDPLWDWNITWYTPHPDLTKCFQHTVLVWFPCFYLWVCAPFYCLYLKFYDNGCISISSLCCAKTGLGLCLASFGFLEMVYLLVERRRDIERHMVFLLSPIIRSLTMILAVLVIHLERLRGFRSSIFLFLFWTLTVVCSLVPLRANIQAIIDEDFSADAMRFVAFFTFFSLQLAQLILSCFADKRPATFKPVYVKNPCPVEDASFLSKILFWWYGRLVVKGYRSPLKAEDLWSLREEDTSERIICDLEKEWAKQCAKLQQQESSLNEAQGLGYKLSEQTQLLRKLHKEQSSGFCLLRTLAKNFGPYFLTGTLCLVIQDAFMFSIPQVLSLLLGFVRDEDAPLWKGYLFAFLMFLLSCLQSLFNHQYMYTCFTVGMRVKTAVMGLVYRKSLVINSAARRTCTVGEIVNLVSADTQKLMDFVVYFNAVWVAPIEIALCLFFLWQRLGPSALAGIATVILIFPLNGYIAKMRSKLQEVQMKYMDGRIKLMNEILSGIKILKFYAWENAFRERVLGYREKELNALKKSQILYSISIASFNSSTFLIAFAMFGVYVLIDDKHVLDAQKVFVSMALINILKAPLSQLPFAMSTTMQAVVSLKRLGKFLCQDELKPDSVERAPYNPDVDSVVIDDGTFSWSKDSTPCLRRINVKVQRGSLVAVVGHVGSGKSSLLSAMLGEMEKKSGHVTVTGSVAYVPQQAWIQNATLKDNILFGRERKGSWYQKVVEACALLPDLEILPGGDLTEIGEKGLNLSGGQKQRVSLARAVYKKADIYLFDDPLSAVDAHVGQHIFEKVIGPNGVLKNKTRILVTHGLSFLPQVDLILVMEDGEITEMGSYAELLSRQNAFANFVKAFSVSERKESTTHRGTRKSVSRLSMTDFSIDLSQEQLISGDMGSATIQTMEAISDKEQEQDQEEIGRLTLADKAHTGRVKLELYVEYFRTIGLALIIPIIFLYAFQQAASLAYNYWLSLWADEPVVNGTQVNTDLKLGVFGALGFAQGTAIFGTTVAISLGGIIASRHLHLDLLNNVLHSHMSFFESTPSGNLLNRFSKEIDAIDCMIPDGLKMMLGYVFKLLEVCIIVLMATPFAGVIILPLTLLYAFIQSFYVATSCQLRRLESVSRSPIYTHFNETVQGASVIRAFDEQPRFILVANSRVDHNQTSYFPRFVATRWLAVNLEFLGNLLVLAAAILSVMGRATLSPGIVGLAVSHSLQVTGILSWIVRAWTDVENNIVSVERVKEYAETTKEAPWTFEDSPLPSHWPRSGSIGFQEYGLQYRRGLDWALKEISLSINEREKVGIVGRTGAGKSSLALGIFRILEAAKGKISIDGINIAEIGLHELRSRITIIPQDPVLFSGSLRMNLDPFDGYTDEEVWRALELAHLKNFVSGLPDKLNHECSEGGENLSLGQRQLVCLARALLRKTKILVLDEATAAVDLETDNLIQSTIRTQFEDCTVLTIAHRLNTIMDYTRVIVMDRGHIIEMDSPSNLISQHGQFYRMCLEAGLV; encoded by the exons ATGGACAACCTCTGCAGTCTCAGTGGCCTGGACCCTCTCTGG GACTGGAACATCACATGGTACACACCACATCCAGACCTCACCAAGTGTTTCCAGCACACAGTACTGGTGTGGTTCCCCTGTTTCTATCTCTGGGTTTGTGCCCCTTTCTACTGCTTGTACCTCAAATTCTACGACAATGGATGCATATCTATATCCAGCCTCTGCTGTGCCAAGACG GGTTTGGGTCTCTGTCTGGCTTCCTTTGGTTTCCTGGAGATGGTCTATCTGCTGGTGGAAAGGAGGAGAGACATAGAGCGTCACATGGTCTTTCTCCTGAGCCCTATAATTCGCAGCCTTACCATG ATACTGGCAGTGTTGGTGATCCACTTGGAAAGGCTGAGGGGCTTTCGGTCCTCCATCTTTCTCTTCCTGTTTTGGACGCTGACTGTGGTCTGCTCACTGGTGCCTCTTAGAGCCAACATACAAGCCATCATAGACGAG GATTTCTCTGCGGATGCAATGAGATTCGTGGCATTTTTCACATTCTTCTCTCTCCAGTTGGCTCAGCTCATCCTCAGCTGTTTTGCTGATAAACGTCCAGCTACTTTTAAACCTGTATATGTAAAG AATCCATGTCCAGTTGAGGATGCTTCTTTCCTTTCAAAAATACTTTTCTGGTGGTATGGCAG ATTGGTGGTAAAGGGCTACCGCTCACCTTTAAAAGCTGAAGACCTCTGGTCTCTACGAGAAGAGGATACATCTGAAAGAATCATCTGTGATCTAGAGAAAGAGTGGGCCAAGCAATGCGCCAAACTGCAACA GCAAGAGAGCTCTCTGAACGAAGCACAAGGTCTTGGTTATAAGCTGAGTGAGCAGACGCAGCTGCTCAGAAAACTCCATAAAGAACAAAGCTCAGGTTTCTGTCTGCTCCGTACACTAGCCAAAAACTTTGGCCCCTACTTCCTGACTGGGACTCTCTGTCTGGTCATTCAAGATGCTTTCATGTTCTCCATACCACAAGTGTTAAG CCTACTGCTCGGCTTTGTGAGGGATGAAGATGCCCCCTTGTGGAAGGGTTACCTCTTTGCCTTTTTGATGTTCCTCTTGTCTTGTCTGCAGTCCCTGTTCAACCATCAGTATATGTATACCTGCTTCACGGTGGGCATGAGGGTTAAAACTGCAGTTATGGGCCTAGTGTACAGGAAG TCTCTGGTCATCAACAGCGCAGCCCGCAGAACATGTACAGTCGGAGAGATCGTGAACTTGGTTTCGGCAGACACCCAGAAACTCATGGATTTCGTGGTGTACTTTAATGCAGTGTGGGTGGCTCCGATTGAAATCGCCTTATGTCTTTTCTTCCTCTGGCAG CGTCTTGGCCCGTCTGCCTTGGCTGGCATCGCCACTGTGATTCTCATCTTCCCTTTGAATGGGTACATTGCCAAAATGAGAAGCAAGCTCCAG GAGGTCCAGATGAAGTACATGGATGGCCGCATTAAGCTTATGAATGAGATCTTGAGCGGAATAAAGATCCTTAAGTTTTACGCCTGGGAGAATGCTTTCAGAGAACGTGTTCTTGGCTACAGGGAAAAAGAGTTGAATGCTCTGAAGAAGTCACAGATACTTTACTCCATATCAATCGCCTCCTTCAACTCCTCCACTTTCTTG ATTGCCTTTGCCATGTTTGGGGTGTATGTGTTGATAGATGACAAGCATGTTCTGGATGCTCAGAAGGTCTTTGTGTCCATGGCTCTCATCAACATTCTCAAAGCTCCGCTCAGTCAACTGCCCTTTGCTATGAGCACAACCATGCAG GCTGTGGTTTCTCTCAAGCGTCTCGGAAAGTTTCTCTGTCAAGACGAGCTGAAACCAGATAGCGTGGAGAGAGCTCCGTACAATCCTG ATGTTGATAGTGTTGTTATTGACGATGGCACTTTCAGCTGGTCTAAAGATAGCACACCATGTCTCAGGAG GATCAATGTCAAAGTGCAACGCGGTTCACTGGTGGCTGTGGTAGGTCATGTGGGCAGTGGAAAATCCTCTCTTCTGTCTGCGATGTTGGGAGAGATGGAAAAGAAAAGTGGCCACGTCACAGTTACA GGCTCTGTGGCTTACGTGCCTCAGCAAGCATGGATCCAGAATGCCACTCTTAAAGACAACATTTTGTTTGGACGTGAGAGGAAAGGCAGCTGGTACCAGAAAGTGGTGGAGGCCTGTGCTCTCCTACCAGACCTGGAGATCCTACCTGGAGGAGACTTGACAGAGATTGGAGAGAAG GGGCTGAATCTGTCAGGAGGACAGAAACAGAGAGTGAGTCTGGCACGTGCAGTCTACAAGAAGGCTGATATCTATCTGTTTGATGATCCATTGTCAGCTGTGGATGCACATGTGGGGCAGCACATCTTCGAAAAGGTCATTGGACCTAATGGAGTTCTTAAAAATAAg ACTCGTATTCTGGTGACCCACGGGTTGAGCTTCCTGCCCCAGGTGGACCTGATCCTGGTGATGGAGGATGGAGAAATCACAGAGATGGGCTCTTATGCAGAGCTTTTGAGCAGGCAAAACGCCTTTGCCAATTTCGTTAAAGCCTTTTCTGTCAGTGAACGCAAGGAAAGTACCACCCACAGAG GGACCAGGAAATCAGTCTCTCGTCTCAGCATGACAGACTTCTCAATTGACCTCTCCCAGGAGCAACTCATCAG tgGAGACATGGGAAGTGCCACTATACAAACCATGGAGGCTATATCTGACAAGGAACAGGAGCAGGACCAGGAGGAAATTGGGAGACTGACCCTGGCTGACAAAGCCCATACAGGCCGA GTGAAACTGGAGCTGTATGTGGAGTACTTCAGGACCATTGGCCTGGCCCTCATCATCCCCATCATCTTCCTCTATGCGTTCCAGCAGGCTGCCTCACTGGCCTACAACTACTGGCTAAGCCTGTGGGCAGATGAGCCGGTTGTAAATGGAACTCAGGTCAACACAGATCTGAAGCTTGGTGTTTTTGGAGCTCTCGGCTTTGCACAAG GAACTGCAATTTTTGGGACTACTGTGGCTATTTCACTTGGAGGAATAATTGCATCCCGGCATCTTCATTTGGATCTTCTCAACAATGTACTTCACTCTCACATGTCATTCTTTGAGAGTACACCCAGTGGTAATCTTCTCAATCGTTTCTCGAAAGAGATAGATGCCATTGACTGCATGATCCCTGATGGTCTAAAGATGATGCTGGGCTATGTGTTCAAACTTCTGGAGGTTTGCATTATCGTGCTGATGGCAACTCCTTTTGCAGGAGTGATCATACTGCCTCTGACTCTCCTCTATGCCTTTATCCAG AGTTTCTATGTGGCCACGTCCTGCCAGTTGCGTAGACTAGAGTCTGTGAGTCGTTCACCCATCTATACTCATTTCAACGAGACAGTTCAAGGAGCCAGCGTGATCCGGGCCTTTGATGAACAGCCTAGGTTCATCCTAGTGGCAAACAGCCGAGTGGACCACAATCAAACGTCCTATTTCCCGAGATTTGTGGCCACCAG GTGGTTGGCAGTAAATCTAGAGTTTCTGGGTAACTTGCTGGTCCTTGCTGCAGCTATTCTCTCTGTTATGGGAAGGGCGACTTTAAGCCCTGGAATTGTGGGGTTAGCTGTGTCCCACTCTCTCCAG gTAACTGGGATCCTGAGCTGGATTGTGCGGGCATGGACTGATGTAGAAAACAACATTGTGTCTGTTGAGCGAGTGAAGGAATATGCGGAAACAACAAAGGAG GCACCATGGACATTCGAGGACAGTCCACTCCCATCACACTGGCCCAGGTCAGGATCCATTGGATTCCAGGAATATGGACTTCAGTACCGCAGGGGTCTTGACTGGGCCTTGAAAGAAATTTCTCTCAGTATTAATGAAAGAGAAAAA GTTGGAATTGTGGGAAGAACAGGGGCTGGAAAATCATCTCTAGCTCTCGGAATCTTCCGAATCCTTGAAGCAGCAAAAGGAAAGATCTCCATAGATGGGATAAACATTGCAGAGATCGGACTGCATGAACTGAGGTCTCGTATCACCATCATCCCACAG GATCCAGTGCTGTTCTCAGGTTCCTTGCGTATGAATCTGGATCCCTTCGATGGCTACACTGATGAGGAGGTGTGGAGAGCTCTGGAACTCGCACATCTCAAGAACTTTGTGTCTGGCCTGCCTGACAAACTCAACCATGAGTGTTCAGAGGGTGGAGAGAATCTCAG TTTGGGTCAGCGGCAGCTGGTTTGCCTGGCTCGAGCTCTCCTCAGGAAAACCAAGATTCTGGTTTTGGATGAAGCCACTGCAGCTGTGGATCTGGAGACGGACAATCTGATACAGTCCACTATCCGAACTCAGTTTGAGGACTGCACCGTTCTGACCATCGCACATCGCCTCAACACCATCATGGACTACACAAG GGTGATTGTGATGGACAGAGGGCACATCATAGAGATGGACTCTCCATCCAATCTGATCTCTCAGCATGGTCAGTTCTATCGAATGTGCCTGGAGGCCGGGCTAGTGTGA